A genomic stretch from Styela clava chromosome 5, kaStyClav1.hap1.2, whole genome shotgun sequence includes:
- the LOC120345161 gene encoding uncharacterized protein LOC120345161 produces the protein MKTFFYLTIIFLLLRLQYKYAFCQRNVISTEENSYTVCQNFKGIFDPSKQNLHSKVVQGIPGKRGPKGDKGSLGNIEESVIVQNLSEELKTFKNCDGLYRAGICYFLLEEKVSYENAVSKCELHGGHLASITSRQLYGALFRFVYDGFVLWQSSTYAQFWIDGTYSNANGLVTLRDTNKSPYILWYPGYPRPTEGHVYMAFEVKKSFSGNQNMFNINPAHRIYSLCQKS, from the exons atgaagacatttttttatttgacaatTATATTCTTGCTACTTCGCCTGCAATACAAATACGCGTTTTGCCAGCGCAATGTAATATCCACCGAAGAAAACAGTTACACAGTGTGCCAGAATTTCAAAGGAATTTTTGATCCGAGCAAGCAGAACCTGCATAGTAAAGTAGTTCAAGGAATTCCTGGTAAACGAGGACCTAAGGGTGACAAAGGATCACTCGGCAATATAGAAGAATCTGTAATAGTGCAAAATTTGTCCGAAGAATTGAAAACCTTCAAAA ACTGTGATGGACTGTATCGCGCCGGAATTTGCTACTTTTTGTTAGAAGAGAAAGTCAGCTACGAAAATGCTGTCAGCAAGTGTGAATTACACGGTGGACATTTGGCATCAATTACTAGTCGTCAGTTGTATGGTGCTCTTTTCAGATTTGTGTACGATGGTTTTGTGCTTTGGCAGTCAAGTACATACGCACAGTTTTGGATTGACGGAACCTATTCAAATGCA AATGGTCTCGTTACTCTGAGAGACACCAACAAATCTCCGTATATCTTGTGGTATCCAGGATACCCACGACCCACGGAGGGTCATGTTTATATGGCATTTGAAGTGAAGAAGTCTTTCAGCGGAAACCAGAATATGTTCAACATTAACCCGGCTCATCGGATATATTCTCTATGCCAGAAATCATAA
- the LOC120345163 gene encoding E-selectin-like encodes MDMKALRNEIKTLLLLIVSLTGVWSDCPAGDITGLTDGTIPNLQTSDNNPCALTPGTVCSFVCTTGDFQGGSSLTCGSDDQWTGDCPRACEVFTCAAADLDAIGVTYDCGIATSPYPLETVCTFSCDSSYELQRSQKATCIFSSTTYATEWCFDGWNQPVCERIGCADIVIEHGTCTYTSPRVGAEATCTCDEGFLLEGTSPVTCTANGLISVNWDPDPPKCVPCKK; translated from the exons ATGGACATGAAAGCTCTCCGAAACGAAATCAAAACTT TGCTTTTGTTGATAGTCAGCTTGACGGGGGTGTGGTCTGATTGTCCCGCAGGTGATATTACGGGCCTAACTGATGGCACCATTCCTAACCTTCAAACATCCGATAACAATCCATGTGCCCTTACTCCTGGCACAGTATGTTCATTTGTTTGTACTACTGGTGATTTCCAAGGTGGTTCTTCTTTAACTTGCGGCAGCGATGACCAATGGACAGGAGACTGCCCTCGTGCTTGTGAAG tatttacttGTGCCGCGGCCGACCTTGACGCCATTGGAGTTACGTATGATTGTGGTATAGCTACGAGTCCTTACCCACTGGAAACCGTGTGCACCTTTTCGTGTGATTCATCGTACGAACTACAACGTTCTCAGAAAGCCACTTGCATTTTCTCCAGTACAACATATGCCACAGAATGGTGCTTTGACGGATGGAACCAACCAGTTTGTGAAA GAATTGGGTGTGCCGATATTGTTATCGAACATGGTACGTGTACATACACTTCTCCCCGCGTTGGAGCAGAAGCCACCTGTACGTGTGATGAAGGCTTTTTGCTGGAGGGTACCTCGCCGGTTACTTGCACAGCTAATGGATTAATATCAGTAAACTGGGATCCAGACCCACCAAAATGTGTTC CTTGCAAGAAATAA